One genomic window of Methanocalculus alkaliphilus includes the following:
- a CDS encoding CsbD family protein produces the protein MGKNKAEIVGKGKQVKGKVREEVGKLTGNKKEQVKGKIEQVEGKAQEGVGKAKRKVSK, from the coding sequence ATGGGAAAAAATAAGGCCGAAATTGTTGGAAAAGGCAAACAGGTAAAAGGAAAGGTTCGTGAAGAAGTAGGGAAATTGACGGGAAATAAAAAAGAACAGGTGAAAGGGAAGATTGAACAGGTCGAAGGGAAGGCCCAGGAGGGAGTTGGAAAAGCCAAGAGAAAAGTGTCGAAATAA